A stretch of Lysinibacillus agricola DNA encodes these proteins:
- a CDS encoding DNA-deoxyinosine glycosylase has translation MSNELKNVLPPVISLSSKVLIVGSMPGKQSLEKQQYYGNPRNHFWPIIGEILEVEIPQDYEQRLTLLKSNHIGLWDTIESCERKGSLDATIRNEKPNDFKALFKNYPNIELVLFNGTKAFEVFKKHIGLDVLDGRAYQKMPSTSPIPGKNIKSFEEKLQDWRVMHSYLPK, from the coding sequence ATGTCAAATGAACTGAAAAATGTATTACCACCAGTTATTAGTTTGTCATCGAAGGTGCTAATTGTCGGCTCAATGCCAGGAAAGCAATCATTAGAGAAGCAGCAATATTATGGTAACCCACGCAATCACTTTTGGCCGATTATTGGGGAAATATTAGAGGTAGAAATACCGCAGGATTATGAGCAAAGATTAACATTGTTAAAGAGCAATCATATAGGTCTCTGGGATACAATTGAATCGTGCGAGCGTAAAGGAAGCTTAGATGCAACCATTCGTAATGAAAAACCGAATGATTTTAAAGCCCTTTTTAAAAACTATCCAAATATTGAGCTAGTGCTTTTTAATGGCACAAAGGCATTCGAGGTTTTTAAAAAGCATATTGGCTTAGATGTTTTAGATGGTCGAGCCTATCAAAAAATGCCTTCGACTAGCCCAATACCAGGTAAAAATATTAAATCCTTTGAGGAAAAGCTTCAGGATTGGCGAGTGATGCACTCTTATTTACCCAAATAA
- a CDS encoding endo alpha-1,4 polygalactosaminidase, producing MRKIFLLITTILLSFGIWLFFKSTNSSAESTSIQDRLAAVKEYKYYLDTGNDKIGKEMAKMDLVIVEPIEMQQKYIEHAQKNGTLIYGYINAMEADKWNSELYSQLNEEDFYKDEHGEKMYFSEWDSYLMDMTSKHYQELLLKEIQKQIVQKGLDGVFLDTVGNINSYLPENEQATQNEAMLSFIKKIKQQYNGLSVAQNWGFQTLADYTAPYIDFIMWENFSYDVVGEDEWSLDRMQQLVKIREKFGTQVMTIGFNDKKKSRALAEKYRFKFFYSPAGSYYNTWQ from the coding sequence ATGCGAAAAATATTTTTACTAATTACTACAATCCTATTGTCCTTTGGGATCTGGCTATTTTTTAAATCTACAAATTCTTCTGCAGAATCAACAAGTATTCAAGACAGGTTAGCTGCTGTTAAAGAGTACAAATATTATTTAGATACAGGAAACGATAAGATTGGTAAGGAAATGGCTAAAATGGATTTGGTCATTGTGGAGCCTATCGAAATGCAACAGAAGTATATTGAACACGCTCAAAAAAATGGAACATTAATTTATGGCTATATTAACGCTATGGAAGCAGACAAATGGAATTCAGAGCTCTATAGCCAATTAAATGAAGAGGATTTCTATAAAGATGAGCATGGAGAAAAGATGTATTTCTCTGAGTGGGATTCGTATTTAATGGATATGACATCTAAACACTATCAAGAGCTTTTACTAAAAGAAATTCAAAAGCAAATTGTACAAAAAGGATTAGATGGTGTGTTTTTAGATACTGTTGGCAATATTAATTCTTATTTACCTGAAAATGAGCAGGCAACACAAAATGAAGCGATGCTCTCCTTCATCAAAAAAATAAAACAGCAATATAACGGCTTGTCTGTTGCTCAAAATTGGGGCTTTCAAACATTAGCTGATTATACAGCGCCATATATCGATTTTATTATGTGGGAAAATTTCTCGTATGATGTAGTCGGAGAAGATGAATGGTCGTTGGATAGGATGCAGCAACTAGTTAAGATACGAGAAAAATTCGGTACACAGGTGATGACAATCGGATTTAACGATAAAAAGAAAAGTCGTGCCTTAGCTGAAAAATATCGTTTTAAATTCTTTTATAGCCCTGCAGGATCTTACTACAACACATGGCAGTAA